GATTATCTTTGTAGATCCTGTCATCAGCAATGGCATCGTCGTTAGATCAATGGATGAAAGAGTTCAATGAAGCATCAAGGCTTTCAGTGGAAATTAGTGTTATGCTTTCTGAAAGGGGCTCTTTGCCTTCACCCAGGCCAGAATCCCAACGCCAATTGACTGCAATGAGAAGGAAGATAACAATTCTCAGGACAAGGCTGGAGAACTTGGAGTCCCTTCTCTCAAAGCTTCCTAGCTTACAGCCAATGTTAGTATTTCCTGTTCCTTCCAGTGTTAAATATTATTCAAAGATAATACTGTACCTTTTCGTTATTCAGAACTTtgttctcttcctctccctttatTTTATGGCATAGTAGTTCAGAAACAGTGGAAACTCTTTCAGAAAATAACTTCAACGTaggattcatttttttttttttttggaaggaATAAGTAGATGCTTTTTTCTTAATTGTTTTTCCCTTTGAAAGAATAGACACAAGGATGTAGGtctttgaatttttgtttattGGATGATCTGCAGTATCTATGCAATTACAGGTTTCTTTTCTGTATGTTGCTATAGATCTTAGAAGTCCTTATTGTTGGTTTTAACTACACTATAATTTGATAGTTCTTGTTCCAGTCTaaagttgtattttttttcctCGTATATATATACAGGACATTGTAATAGAATCTTGTAAACAAGATTGCTTTACTTTGTTGATTGCACACACTTGGCCATTGATTCCTTTTAGGAACATTACCTTTTGTTCCGCACACATTAACTGCCTTCAAAATCCAGAAAGGATAAGGAATTACATAAGCGCCAGGAGATGCTATCAAATTTGAAATCTAAAGCAAATCAGATGGCATCAACATTAAACATGTCCAACTTTGGCAACAGGTTAGCTTAACATATCTCTAGTACTTCTCTTTGCCTTTAAGATGGTATATATACCTTTCACTTTTACTGTGATAATCTGTTTTAAATCAATGGCATGGTGTTGCTACTCCAATCATGCATTCTGATTTTTTACATTGAACTAACTAAATTATGAAACCAAGGGAGAACTTGCTTGGAGACAGTAAAAAGCCAGTCGACGTGGCAACAAGAGTTGCTGGGTTGGATAATCAGGGTATTGTGGGTCTGCAGAGGCAGATTATGAGAGGTATTTTCTAGTTTCTCTTCACATTTTAAATGAAGTTTCATTCAACATATTATACATTTTATCCCATTTGATAGAGCAAGATCAGGGTCTTGAAAATTTGGAGGAGACTGTGTT
This genomic stretch from Zingiber officinale cultivar Zhangliang chromosome 7A, Zo_v1.1, whole genome shotgun sequence harbors:
- the LOC122001201 gene encoding syntaxin-52-like isoform X1; the encoded protein is MILSSAMASSLDQWMKEFNEASRLSVEISVMLSERGSLPSPRPESQRQLTAMRRKITILRTRLENLESLLSKLPSLQPIKDKELHKRQEMLSNLKSKANQMASTLNMSNFGNRENLLGDSKKPVDVATRVAGLDNQGIVGLQRQIMREQDQGLENLEETVLSTKHIALAVNEELDLHTRLLDDLDQQVGVTDSKLRRVQKQLAILNKRTKGGCSCRCLLLSVVAIVLLIVVVWALIKYL
- the LOC122001201 gene encoding syntaxin-52-like isoform X2, which produces MASSLDQWMKEFNEASRLSVEISVMLSERGSLPSPRPESQRQLTAMRRKITILRTRLENLESLLSKLPSLQPIKDKELHKRQEMLSNLKSKANQMASTLNMSNFGNRENLLGDSKKPVDVATRVAGLDNQGIVGLQRQIMREQDQGLENLEETVLSTKHIALAVNEELDLHTRLLDDLDQQVGVTDSKLRRVQKQLAILNKRTKGGCSCRCLLLSVVAIVLLIVVVWALIKYL